In the genome of Triticum urartu cultivar G1812 chromosome 5, Tu2.1, whole genome shotgun sequence, one region contains:
- the LOC125509738 gene encoding cyanohydrin beta-glucosyltransferase-like, with protein sequence MGSEQKPHVVFVPFPAHGHVAPHTQLARVLHARGFRVTLVHTELHHRRLLLAKGADASAAAAPWLGVEVIPDGLSLESPPRTLEAHHDALEQNCLEPFKELLRAMARRPGAPPVSCVVVDAPMSFASMAARDVGVPDVTFFTASAAGLMGYMQFEELVKRGLVPLKGAGYKTDGSLDAPLDWVPGMKGMRLRDMPTFCHTTDADSALMRIHLHQMRVVAGSKAVVINTFHDMEKDVVDALAAFLPPVYTIGPLSSIVSSLPAGGGDPSSSTDTPSLFQEDTECMAWLDGKEARSVVYVSYGSHAAAGADKIKEFASGLARCGSPYLWVLRSDLAAGVEVGENGLVVPWCAQEAVLAHPAVGLFVTHCGWNSILETVIGGVPVLGWPMVSEQTTNCRQVSTAWNIGAELPQEARGDEIAALVREMMAGRKGMEAREKTLEWKRLAEDATKEGGSSSANLDRFVEDVLLKGL encoded by the coding sequence ATGGGTTCGGAGCAGAAGCCGCACGTGGTGTTCGTGCCGTTCCCGGCGCACGGCCACGTCGCGCCGCACACGCAGCTCGCGCGCGTCCTCCACGCCCGCGGCTTCCGCGTCACGCTCGTCCACACCGAGCTGCACCACCGCCGCCTCCTGCTCGCCAAGGGCGCCGACGCGTCCGCGGCCGCCGCGCCGTGGCTCGGCGTCGAGGTCATTCCCGACGGGCTGTCGCTGGAGTCGCCGCCGCGGACGCTGGAGGCGCACCATGACGCGCTGGAGCAGAACTGCCTCGAGCCGTTCAAGGAGCTGCTGCGCGCGATGGCGCGCAGGCCAGGCGCGCCCCCCGTGAGCTGCGTCGTGGTGGACGCGCCCATGTCGTTCGCTTCCATGGCGGCACGGGACGTCGGCGTCCCCGACGTGACGTTCTTCACGGCGTCCGCGGCCGGGCTCATGGGGTACATGCAGTTCGAGGAGCTGGTGAAGAGGGGCCTCGTCCCGCTGAAGGGAGCCGGGTACAAGACGGACGGCAGCCTCGACGCCCCGCTGGACTGGGTGCCCGGGATGAAGGGCATGCGGCTCAGGGACATGCCGACCTTCTGCCACACCACGGACGCCGACAGCGCGCTGATGCGCATCCACCTCCACCAGATGCGCGTCGTCGCCGGGTCCAAGGCCGTCGTCATCAACACGTTCCACGACATGGAGAAGGACGTCGTGGACGCGCTCGCGGCCTTCCTCCCGCCCGTCTACACCATCGGCCCTCTCTCCAGCATCGTATCGTCGCTCccggcgggaggcggcgacccCTCGAGCTCCACGGACACGCCGAGCCTCTTTCAGGAGGACACGGAGTGCATGGCGTGGCTGGACGGGAAAGAGGCCCGCTCCGTCGTGTACGTGAGCTACGGGAGCCACGCCGCCGCGGGCGCCGACAAGATAAAGGAGTTCGCGTCCGGGCTAGCGAGGTGCGGCTCTCCCTACCTGTGGGTTCTGCGGTCCGACCTGGCGgccggcgttgaggtcggggagAACGGGCTCGTCGTGCCTTGGTGCGCCCAGGAGGCGGTCCTTGCCCACCCAGCTGTAGGGCTTTTTGTTACCCACTGTGGGTGGAACTCGATCTTGGAGACCGTGATCGGAGGGGTGCCGGTGCTCGGTTGGCCGATGGTATCCGAGCAGACGACCAACTGCCGGCAGGTAAGCACGGCGTGGAACATCGGAGCGGAGCTGCCGCAGGAGGCGAGGGGCGATGAGATAGCCGCACTGGTGAGGGAGATGATGGCCGGGAGGAAGGGGATGGAGGCGAGGGAGAAGACGTTGGAGTGGAAGAGGCTCGCTGAAGATGCTACCAAAGAAGGGGGCTCGTCCTCTGCTAACCTTGATAGGTTCGTTGAGGATGTGCTGCTCAAGGGGTTatga